One Candidatus Korarchaeum sp. genomic region harbors:
- a CDS encoding aldehyde ferredoxin oxidoreductase family protein, with amino-acid sequence MRGYGLIHWVDLRERKVRSEPVPDELAWNFIGGKGIGAKILYDMTDANTDPLGPENPLIFAIGPFTGTAVPYSGKGTFVFKSPQTGIIGESVIGGTLGAATRWVGTTALVVMKSAERPTYLVLSENGIEFRDASGLWGKDIYETEEELKREHGRCSVASIGPAGENLVKFAAIGNEKWRQGGRTGGGAVMGSKRLKAIVVEYDKQEWDAADPEGVRRFSAEVIVPRAKQELKAYFEKGTTGGVELANLWGFFPSYYWSKGSVDGWENIAWDAIKREVFIHPKACFGCPTPCGRYSKVREGRYAGSEVELEYETVYAIGGLCAVTDVKAIVWLNDQADRLGMDTITLGNVLGFAIEAYRRGKLDPGFKLDYGDPESLHRLADMIARREGVGDILAEGVASASRKLGLEDIAVHVKGLEPAGYDPRTLKSMIIGYGLSSRGACHLRITGYYADTRGIGGDRKTINMEKTLVLANLEELAALGDSLALCRFSTRTTIAWEEISKYYTMITGRETSVEDMRNAAKRIINLTRMYNVRLGIRRKDDRLPRRLLKETFVHDGEERGITEEEQERFLDLYYEVRGWDGEGVPRPETLRQLGLD; translated from the coding sequence ATGAGGGGATACGGTCTCATCCACTGGGTTGATCTCCGCGAGAGGAAGGTCAGGAGCGAACCTGTTCCGGATGAACTAGCTTGGAACTTCATAGGAGGAAAGGGGATAGGTGCTAAGATCCTATACGATATGACCGATGCTAACACTGATCCCTTGGGACCTGAGAATCCACTTATATTCGCTATAGGCCCCTTCACGGGTACAGCTGTACCTTACTCCGGAAAGGGGACCTTCGTCTTCAAGTCGCCTCAGACGGGGATAATAGGGGAGTCCGTGATAGGGGGTACGCTGGGGGCGGCCACCAGGTGGGTCGGGACGACCGCTTTGGTCGTAATGAAGAGCGCTGAGAGGCCCACTTATCTGGTCCTGAGCGAGAACGGCATCGAGTTCAGGGACGCTAGCGGCTTGTGGGGCAAGGACATCTATGAGACGGAGGAGGAGCTGAAGAGGGAGCATGGTAGGTGCTCAGTGGCTTCTATAGGACCTGCAGGCGAGAATCTGGTCAAGTTCGCAGCAATAGGCAATGAGAAGTGGAGGCAGGGTGGTAGAACGGGTGGAGGAGCTGTGATGGGATCCAAGAGGCTGAAGGCCATAGTAGTGGAGTACGATAAGCAGGAATGGGATGCGGCTGATCCCGAAGGGGTGAGGAGGTTCTCGGCTGAGGTCATAGTTCCTAGGGCGAAGCAGGAGCTCAAGGCTTACTTCGAGAAGGGTACTACGGGAGGGGTTGAGTTAGCTAACCTCTGGGGCTTCTTCCCGAGCTACTACTGGTCCAAAGGCTCCGTCGATGGCTGGGAGAACATAGCTTGGGACGCCATAAAGAGGGAGGTCTTCATCCACCCGAAGGCCTGTTTCGGTTGCCCGACCCCTTGCGGTAGGTACAGCAAGGTTAGGGAAGGGAGGTACGCTGGTAGCGAGGTGGAGCTCGAGTACGAGACTGTATATGCGATAGGAGGGCTCTGCGCGGTAACGGATGTCAAAGCGATAGTGTGGCTCAATGACCAAGCGGACAGGCTGGGGATGGACACCATAACGCTGGGCAACGTCCTGGGGTTCGCTATAGAGGCCTACAGGAGGGGGAAGCTCGATCCCGGCTTCAAACTGGATTATGGTGATCCCGAATCCCTGCACAGATTAGCTGATATGATAGCGAGAAGGGAGGGTGTCGGCGATATACTGGCCGAGGGGGTCGCCTCGGCCTCGAGAAAGCTGGGGCTCGAGGATATAGCCGTTCACGTGAAGGGGCTCGAGCCCGCTGGCTACGATCCCAGGACCCTGAAGAGCATGATAATAGGCTACGGCCTCTCCTCCAGGGGAGCTTGTCATCTGAGGATAACGGGGTACTACGCTGACACCAGGGGGATAGGGGGAGACAGGAAGACCATAAACATGGAGAAGACATTAGTTCTAGCTAACCTAGAGGAGTTAGCAGCTCTAGGCGATTCCCTGGCCCTCTGCAGGTTCTCAACCAGGACCACGATAGCTTGGGAGGAGATCTCTAAGTACTACACGATGATCACGGGGAGGGAGACCAGCGTCGAGGACATGAGGAACGCTGCTAAGAGGATAATAAACCTGACTAGGATGTACAACGTGAGGCTAGGGATCAGGAGGAAGGACGATAGATTGCCCAGGAGGCTGCTCAAGGAGACTTTCGTACACGATGGGGAGGAGAGGGGGATAACTGAGGAGGAGCAGGAGAGGTTCCTGGACCTATACTACGAGGTGAGGGGTTGGGACGGCGAGGGGGTTCCCAGGCCCGAGACGCTGAGACAACTGGGCTTGGATTGA
- the pstC gene encoding phosphate ABC transporter permease subunit PstC, which translates to MLPKYDKGFFLLLLPFASIVFVVFIALTYVVLSVSYPSISKFGTKLFTENVWRPSEAGEEFVRYGLLAPLYGTLVTSLIAATIALPLSLSTVYLVEELARSKLREVLSTTIDLMAGLPTVLYGLWGVEVMIPFIRDSLMTPLHLYLPWIPLFSCEPLSGASFLSAGILLAIMIIPFMHSLVQDAYRSIPRTYREAALSLGANRYEYFRIMLSMIKPAVIASLLLGLGRASSETVAVALVVGNSFNLSPCLFSPGYTIPSLIANQFSESNFYPYMQSALYAGGLVLLLLGVASSITGLIMMRKVREMYG; encoded by the coding sequence ATGCTGCCCAAATACGATAAGGGATTTTTCCTCCTACTCCTTCCCTTCGCCTCGATAGTGTTCGTGGTCTTCATCGCTCTCACCTACGTAGTACTATCGGTATCCTATCCCTCTATCTCCAAATTCGGGACGAAGCTCTTCACGGAGAACGTCTGGAGACCCTCAGAAGCAGGCGAGGAGTTCGTGAGATATGGGCTCCTAGCTCCTCTCTATGGAACGCTAGTCACATCCCTCATAGCTGCGACCATAGCGCTACCCCTCTCGCTATCGACAGTTTACCTGGTCGAGGAGCTGGCTCGCTCGAAGCTGAGAGAAGTACTCTCGACAACGATAGATCTGATGGCAGGACTTCCAACAGTTCTCTATGGACTATGGGGTGTAGAAGTCATGATACCCTTCATAAGAGATAGCTTAATGACCCCTCTTCACTTATACCTCCCATGGATACCTCTCTTCTCATGTGAACCCCTTAGCGGGGCCTCATTCCTCTCCGCGGGTATCCTTTTAGCCATAATGATAATACCTTTCATGCACAGCTTGGTTCAGGACGCTTACAGGAGCATTCCAAGGACTTACAGGGAAGCTGCTCTCTCTCTAGGGGCTAACAGGTACGAGTACTTCAGGATAATGCTTTCAATGATAAAACCAGCCGTGATAGCCTCTCTCCTCCTAGGACTCGGGAGGGCATCAAGTGAGACAGTAGCGGTAGCTTTAGTGGTGGGCAACTCATTCAACTTATCTCCGTGCCTCTTTTCGCCTGGCTACACCATACCCTCACTCATAGCAAACCAGTTCTCCGAGTCCAACTTTTACCCCTACATGCAGAGCGCCCTCTATGCTGGCGGACTCGTCCTGCTGCTCCTAGGGGTGGCCTCCAGCATCACGGGCTTGATCATGATGAGGAAAGTGAGGGAGATGTATGGTTAG
- the pstA gene encoding phosphate ABC transporter permease PstA, with protein MVSIREVKEKAFIAISVFLAALAVLPIFHILFSVLYRGLPPILAAGTTFLTEAPPPPGRGIGGIGPSLVGTFMLALISSLVGVPLSFASALFSVEFPDNLISRGVRTLSKALLQIPSILVGMLIYMLIVIPMGRFSMLAGSLALAIMMIPYVTTYVEEALESVPKTYREAGYALGFSRTQVVFKVSVSIAKRGILTGVLIGFAKVTGETAPLLFTVGKQRQEVSLNPLGYSDSISLLIFDFVQTPYANWHEVAWGAALVLTSIFLAIFLISRSFTRRVVL; from the coding sequence ATGGTTAGCATCAGGGAGGTTAAGGAGAAAGCTTTCATCGCAATCTCAGTTTTCCTAGCGGCTCTTGCGGTACTGCCCATATTCCACATACTGTTCTCAGTGCTCTACAGGGGGCTGCCCCCCATCTTAGCGGCTGGGACGACTTTCCTCACGGAAGCCCCTCCCCCTCCGGGTAGGGGTATCGGGGGAATAGGGCCCTCCCTAGTCGGGACCTTCATGCTGGCGTTGATATCCTCCCTCGTAGGAGTGCCCCTCTCGTTCGCCTCAGCCCTATTCTCGGTCGAGTTCCCTGATAACCTCATCTCGAGGGGGGTCAGGACCCTGAGCAAGGCCCTCCTCCAGATCCCATCCATACTCGTTGGCATGCTCATATACATGCTCATCGTAATCCCAATGGGTAGATTCTCAATGCTAGCGGGCTCCCTAGCTTTAGCCATAATGATGATCCCTTACGTAACGACATACGTTGAGGAAGCATTGGAAAGCGTCCCGAAGACTTACAGGGAAGCGGGTTATGCCCTTGGCTTCTCGAGGACTCAGGTCGTTTTTAAGGTGAGCGTGAGCATAGCTAAGAGGGGTATATTGACCGGTGTACTGATAGGGTTCGCTAAGGTGACTGGCGAAACGGCACCCCTGCTCTTCACGGTGGGGAAGCAGAGGCAGGAGGTCTCCCTGAACCCCCTCGGCTACTCGGATTCGATATCCCTCCTGATATTCGACTTCGTCCAGACGCCCTACGCGAACTGGCACGAGGTAGCCTGGGGCGCGGCCCTCGTGCTGACCTCAATATTCCTAGCGATATTCCTGATCTCGAGGAGCTTCACCAGGAGGGTCGTGCTATGA
- a CDS encoding phosphate ABC transporter ATP-binding protein, translated as MRKVALLMSGLSVKIAGKEILRNVNLELPERRILAVMGPSGSGKSTLLRAINRLLDIVPSCEVTGKVIIHGVDAYSSDPYKVRRLTGMVFQVPNPFPNMSIYDNVAIGPKLNGLVRNKGDLDELVRWALEKAMLWDEVKDRLRDPPHKLSGGQQQRLCLARALALKPKLLLLDEPTANVDPINAAKIEEALRGLVESHEITVVFVTHTPHQAMRISDYVAFLYMGELVEFGLTQEIVLNPRHELTARFLKGEV; from the coding sequence ATGAGGAAGGTAGCTCTGCTGATGAGCGGGTTGAGCGTTAAGATAGCGGGGAAGGAGATACTGAGGAACGTAAATCTCGAGCTCCCGGAGAGGAGGATACTGGCCGTAATGGGCCCCTCGGGCTCGGGCAAGTCGACCCTCCTGAGGGCCATAAACAGGTTGCTCGATATAGTGCCCTCCTGCGAGGTGACGGGGAAGGTGATCATCCACGGGGTGGACGCGTACTCCTCAGATCCCTACAAGGTGAGGAGGCTCACAGGAATGGTCTTTCAGGTCCCTAACCCCTTCCCCAATATGAGCATCTACGATAACGTCGCGATAGGTCCTAAATTGAATGGTTTAGTCAGGAACAAGGGGGATCTGGATGAGCTGGTCAGGTGGGCGCTGGAGAAAGCCATGCTGTGGGACGAGGTCAAGGATAGGCTGAGGGACCCCCCGCACAAGCTGAGCGGGGGTCAGCAGCAGAGGCTCTGCTTAGCCAGGGCCTTGGCCCTGAAGCCGAAGTTACTGCTGCTGGATGAGCCGACGGCGAACGTAGACCCGATAAACGCTGCCAAGATAGAGGAAGCCCTGAGGGGCCTAGTCGAGTCCCACGAGATAACTGTCGTCTTCGTGACGCATACTCCCCATCAAGCGATGAGGATCTCGGACTACGTGGCTTTTCTCTACATGGGTGAGCTCGTTGAGTTCGGCCTCACCCAGGAGATCGTCCTTAACCCGAGGCACGAGCTGACAGCGAGGTTCCTGAAGGGTGAGGTCTGA
- the ppdK gene encoding pyruvate, phosphate dikinase: MRKLVYTYDESDPEDVKLLGGKGAGLVLMYKHGLPVPPGITITTEACRLFYSNGERLPEGLMDQVREAMTWLESKTGRRFGDPQNPLLVSVRSGAPVSMPGMMDTVLNLGLNDETLRGLIALTGDERFAYDAYRRFLQMFGSIVLGVEKKVFDDIFEEVKAKKGAKYDADLKAEDLKEVVKRFKDVLGERFPQDPWKQLELAIMAVFRSWNSPRAVFYRKANNITPDVADGTAVSIVAMVFGNMGFDSGTGVLFTRDPATGENALYGEFLPNAQGEDVVAGIRTPKSIEELRNERPNLYRQIYDMAKRLERVKKEVQDIEFTIERGKVYLLQTRNAKMTPLARVKTVADMYREGMLTKEEALARVKPEHIIGLLYPRLDESYLKKHSITPIAEGLNASPGAATGRAVFDADTAVEWASRGERVILVREETRPDDVHGFYASQGILTSRGGMTSHASVVARAIGKPAVVGAERIRIDYERREFRVDGITVREGDLITIDGFTGKVYLGEIPTAKADLPKEFFEILKMADEVRRLGVRANADTPEDAEIARRFGAEGIGLLRTERMFRRPERLAIFQQVIMARSGDERREAMRKLVPFLKSDFLEIFRVMEGLKVTVRLFDPPLHEFLPSSDELLERLCEARMRGDGEEISKLESLLRRVRELREANPMMGHRGVRVGVTYPEIYEAQVRAIVEAYLELRKEGKDLQVQIMIPQVADYREIRYVKERAIEPVFKEYGVRMPVGTMIEVVRACITADKIARETEFFSFGTNDLTQGVFTFSRDDVENKFMHDYLERGILDFDVFQSLDTEGVGELMRIAVERGRAANPRLEIGICGEHGGDPRSIEFCHKIGLDYVSASAFRVPVARLAAAHAVLRERGVEFPIY; encoded by the coding sequence CTGAGGAAGTTGGTGTACACTTACGACGAATCGGACCCTGAGGACGTGAAGCTACTCGGGGGGAAGGGGGCCGGTCTCGTCTTAATGTACAAGCACGGGCTCCCCGTTCCCCCAGGGATAACGATAACGACGGAGGCTTGTAGGCTCTTCTACTCAAACGGTGAGAGGCTCCCCGAGGGTTTGATGGATCAAGTTAGGGAGGCGATGACTTGGCTCGAGAGTAAGACCGGGAGGAGGTTCGGGGATCCCCAAAATCCCCTCCTGGTCTCAGTGAGGAGCGGTGCTCCTGTCTCAATGCCGGGGATGATGGACACCGTGCTCAACCTGGGGCTCAACGACGAGACCCTTAGAGGCCTAATAGCGCTTACTGGGGACGAGAGGTTCGCTTACGATGCCTATAGACGGTTCCTTCAGATGTTCGGTAGTATAGTGCTCGGGGTGGAGAAGAAGGTGTTCGACGACATATTCGAGGAGGTGAAGGCAAAGAAAGGGGCTAAGTACGATGCTGATCTCAAGGCAGAGGACCTGAAGGAGGTGGTAAAGAGGTTCAAGGATGTTTTAGGTGAGAGGTTCCCCCAGGACCCCTGGAAGCAGCTTGAACTAGCTATAATGGCCGTCTTCAGGTCCTGGAACTCACCTAGGGCTGTCTTCTACAGGAAAGCTAACAACATAACCCCCGATGTGGCTGATGGCACCGCCGTCAGCATAGTCGCTATGGTCTTCGGCAACATGGGATTCGACTCGGGCACAGGGGTGCTCTTCACGAGGGATCCGGCTACGGGGGAGAACGCGCTATACGGGGAGTTCCTGCCCAACGCCCAGGGGGAGGACGTGGTCGCCGGAATAAGGACGCCGAAGAGCATAGAGGAGCTGAGGAACGAGAGACCGAATCTCTACAGGCAGATATACGATATGGCTAAGAGGCTAGAGAGGGTCAAGAAGGAGGTTCAGGACATAGAGTTCACGATAGAGAGGGGCAAGGTCTACTTGCTCCAGACCAGAAACGCGAAGATGACCCCTCTAGCCAGGGTTAAGACGGTAGCGGATATGTACAGGGAGGGCATGCTCACCAAGGAGGAGGCCTTAGCTAGGGTGAAGCCGGAGCACATAATAGGATTGCTTTACCCCAGGCTGGATGAGTCCTACCTGAAGAAGCACTCGATAACCCCCATAGCTGAGGGCCTCAACGCCTCACCGGGAGCAGCCACAGGAAGGGCCGTCTTCGACGCCGATACAGCTGTCGAGTGGGCCAGCAGGGGAGAGAGGGTGATACTGGTCAGGGAGGAGACTAGACCCGATGACGTCCACGGGTTCTACGCTTCCCAAGGTATACTGACGAGCAGGGGAGGGATGACCAGCCACGCCTCAGTCGTAGCCAGGGCCATAGGGAAGCCCGCTGTCGTGGGGGCTGAGAGGATAAGGATAGATTATGAGAGGAGGGAGTTCAGAGTGGATGGCATCACCGTCAGGGAGGGGGACCTCATAACCATAGACGGCTTCACGGGGAAGGTCTACTTGGGTGAGATACCCACTGCTAAAGCTGATCTACCGAAGGAGTTCTTCGAGATACTCAAGATGGCTGACGAAGTGAGGAGATTAGGAGTTAGAGCTAATGCAGACACTCCGGAGGACGCTGAGATAGCTAGGAGGTTCGGTGCTGAGGGAATAGGCTTGCTCAGGACTGAGAGGATGTTCAGGAGGCCCGAGAGGCTCGCTATATTCCAGCAGGTGATAATGGCCAGGAGCGGTGACGAGAGGAGGGAGGCTATGAGGAAGCTGGTTCCGTTCTTAAAGAGCGACTTCCTTGAGATATTCAGGGTGATGGAGGGGCTCAAGGTGACGGTGAGGCTCTTCGATCCACCATTGCACGAGTTCCTACCAAGCTCAGATGAGCTCCTCGAGAGGCTCTGCGAGGCTAGGATGAGAGGGGATGGTGAGGAGATCAGCAAGCTTGAGTCCCTACTGAGGAGGGTCAGGGAGCTCAGGGAAGCTAACCCTATGATGGGGCACAGGGGAGTTAGAGTAGGTGTGACCTATCCTGAGATATACGAAGCTCAAGTGAGAGCTATTGTAGAAGCTTATCTCGAGCTCAGGAAGGAGGGGAAGGATCTTCAGGTCCAGATAATGATACCTCAGGTGGCGGACTACAGGGAGATAAGGTACGTGAAGGAGCGCGCTATAGAGCCGGTCTTTAAGGAGTACGGAGTCAGAATGCCCGTGGGTACGATGATAGAGGTCGTGAGAGCTTGTATAACGGCTGATAAGATAGCTAGGGAGACCGAGTTCTTCAGCTTTGGGACCAATGACCTAACGCAAGGCGTATTCACCTTCAGCAGGGATGATGTCGAGAACAAGTTCATGCACGACTACTTGGAGAGGGGGATACTCGACTTCGACGTCTTCCAGAGCCTAGATACTGAAGGCGTGGGCGAGCTGATGAGGATAGCTGTGGAGAGGGGGAGAGCCGCTAATCCGAGGCTTGAGATAGGGATATGCGGTGAGCACGGAGGTGATCCCAGGAGCATAGAGTTCTGCCACAAGATAGGGCTTGATTACGTGAGCGCCTCAGCTTTCAGGGTCCCCGTAGCTAGGCTAGCGGCAGCTCACGCTGTGCTGAGGGAGAGAGGGGTGGAGTTCCCGATCTACTGA
- a CDS encoding DJ-1/PfpI family protein, translated as MPKRVLIVAGDAVEAQELFYPYWRLKEEGFEVHVAAPTKKVLMTVVHDFEPGWETYTEKPGYRFAWVDKEFKEVNPEEYDGLVIPGGRAPEYIRLNPDLERIVKHFMENRKPLAAICHGPLVLTAYKLIEPGMNVTSYIAVSPDLKAHGANWHDKEVVVCRGHIVTARAWPDLPVWMREFIRILKEK; from the coding sequence ATGCCCAAGAGGGTGCTCATAGTGGCGGGTGATGCCGTAGAGGCACAGGAACTCTTCTACCCGTACTGGCGCCTTAAGGAGGAGGGCTTCGAGGTGCACGTGGCTGCGCCGACGAAGAAGGTGCTGATGACGGTGGTGCATGACTTCGAGCCCGGCTGGGAGACCTACACCGAGAAGCCCGGCTACAGGTTCGCCTGGGTCGACAAGGAGTTCAAGGAGGTGAATCCTGAGGAGTACGATGGCTTAGTTATACCGGGAGGCAGGGCCCCTGAGTACATAAGGCTGAACCCCGATCTGGAGAGGATAGTGAAGCATTTCATGGAGAACAGGAAGCCCCTGGCTGCCATATGCCACGGCCCCCTCGTCCTGACTGCTTATAAGTTAATAGAACCTGGCATGAACGTTACCTCTTACATAGCTGTGTCGCCCGACTTAAAGGCTCACGGGGCTAATTGGCACGACAAGGAGGTCGTGGTGTGCAGGGGGCACATAGTCACGGCCAGGGCTTGGCCCGACCTACCGGTTTGGATGAGGGAGTTCATCAGGATACTGAAGGAGAAGTAG